A stretch of DNA from Gemella haemolysans ATCC 10379:
ATTTTTCTACCATTAATCCAGCAGTTCTTTCTTTTAACCCACCTGGGTGCATTGTGTGACGACGGTAAATTTTATCAGTTAATTTTTTACCAGTTAACACAATTTTCTCAGCGTTGATAATGATAACATTATCCCCAGTATCGATGTGTGGTGTATAAGTAGGTTTGTGTTTCCCTCTTAAAATTGAAGCTACCTCTGATGATAAGCGACCTAAAGTTTGTCCTTCAGCATCGATTACATACCATTTTTTTTCTACAGTTGATGGCTTTGCCATATATGTTTGACGCATGTCTTTTTTCCTCCTAGATGTTGTTTTTAATCTGTCATAACGACTAAGTTTTCCGGGGCTTACTCGTGAAGATATATAAACAATATCATAAGTAATAATACCTTATTTGAAGATAAATGTCAAGATATTTTCTTTACTTTTATATATATTTCTATATCTTTTTTTACCTCGAAAAAATAAAATTAAGGGTTACTCTAAAATTTAGTAGTTCTGATTCATTTCACCCTTAATCTTTCGTTATTTTTTTTCTTAATTTATACTATTTAATTGTTTCTAATGCAGCTTTTACTCTAGCAGCTACACGTTCTTTACCAAGTAGCTCTAAGCTTGTGTTTAATTCTGGACCATGCATTGATCCAGTTGATGCGATACGGATTGGCATAAATAAGTTTTTACCTTTTACTCCTGTATCTTTTTGAATTGATTTGATTAAATCTTTAATGTTATCAGCTGTGAATTCTTCCACTTCTTCAACTTTTGTTAAGAAATCTTCGAATACTGTTGCTGTTGTTTCTTGTTTTAGAATTTCTAACTCTTCTTCATCAAATTTAACATCTTCAACGAAGAATTGTTTTGTTAACTCAACTATTTCAGCTCCATAACTCATTTGTGGTTGGTATAATGAAATTAATTTTTCAAACCATACTTTATTAGCTTCTACTTCTTCAGCTGTTGCTACACCTTCTTTAATGAAGAACGGTAATGATAAGTCTACGATTCTTTCTAAAGGTTGAGCTTTGATGTACTGGTTGTTAATCCAAGTAAGTTTATTATTATCGAAGAACGCAGGTGATTTACTTAGACGTTTTTCATCGAAGATTTTTACAAATTCTTCTTTAGAGAAGATTTCTTGTTCACCTTCTGGAGACCATCCTAATAAAGCGATGAAGTTAAATAATGCTTCTGGAAGGTATCCTAATTCATCATATTGTTCGATGAATTGGATGATACTTTCATCACGTTTAGATAATTTTTTCTTGTTTTCATTTACGATTAGAGTCATGTGACCAAATCTTGGTGGTTCAAATCCTAATGCTTCATATACAACAAGTTGTTTTGGTGTATTAGAAACGTGGTCGTCCCCACGTAATACGTGAGAAATTTTCATTAAGTAGTCATCGATAACAACAGCGAAGTTGTACGTTGCTACTCCATCATTTTTAATGATTACGAAATCTCCGAAGTCATGCCCTTCGAATGATAATTCACCTTTAACCATATCATCAAATTTATATGTTCTGTCTTGAGGAACACGGATACGGATAGCTGGTTTTCTACCTTCTTTTTCAAAAGCTTCTTGCTCTTCTTTTGTTAAGTTAGCGTGTTTTCCACTATAACGTGGTGGTAATCCGTTAGCGATTTGCTCTTCTCTTTCAGCTTCTAATTCTTCCGCAGTCATGTAACATTTATAAGCTTTATCTTCTGCGATAAGTTGATCAGCATATTTTTGATAAATATCGATTCTCTCAGATTGACGGTATGGACCGAATTCTTTTTCTTTTCCAATACCTTCATCATAATCTAAACCTAACCAGTTCATATATTTAAGTTGGCTACGTTCACCTTCTTCTTTGTTACGTTTGAAGTCCGTATCTTCAATTCTTAATACGAAATCTCCATCGTTGTGTTTAGCAAAAAGGTAATTAAATAATGCAGTTCTTGCATTACCGATATGTAAATTTCCTGTTGGAGATGGTGCATATCTTACTCTTACTTTTGTCATAGTTATCTCCTTTTTTATTATTCTATAAATTATAATACTAAGATATTATATCACAAACTATATTGATATTTCAACGAAAGTTAAACATTTCAAGAAGAATTGATACTATAATTTTATTATTTCTATGACAAATGTATAGATTAACACTTTATCTTAGAAAAATGGTTGTATTACTGGAATTTTTCCATGCACCGGATTTATTATACAACCAAAATAAAGAACTAAATAGCATTTCCCTACTACTTAGTTCTCTGTATCATTCTTTAATTTGCTTTAATTTCCACTGGGCGTTTTAAGTTTTTCTCTATTAATGTTACCATTTCAGCTATACCTGCTTGATTTAGGTGAACTCTATCTGGCTCAAATAAATCTTTAGTACTATTTGCTACTGAATACCAGTCAATAAGTTTAACATTTGAGTGTTTTTCTTGTATTTCTTTTAATGCTGTATTTACCGTTTTTTCCCAAGCTCTTGGTACTTTAATATTGACGAAGTAAATATCTGCTTTATCAAACTCTTTTACTAATTCTTCAATTTGACTTTCTGTAAATGGACCATTAGTTCCTAACTGGAAGATTACCGCTGAATTTTCATTATTGTATTTAGAATAGCTTTTCGCCTCTTCTACTGCTACATATAATTGACGACCAATTTTCCCATCGATGACAGCTCCTGAATAGAGTTCTTGGAATTTTTCTCCAATGTCTACAGTTAATGAATCACCCATAACTAGTACTGAACTATATTTTTTATCAGAATTTTTTTTATCTTCTTTGTTATCTTTGTTATCTTTGTTATCTTTATTAGAATCACTAGATTTTTCTTGGTTATTATCTTTATTGTTCCCGTTATTTACAAACTGAGTTTCTTTATTTGCTTCCATCTCTTTTACAAAAGCTGTAGAAATAAATGGAACACTTTTTCCGAAAATACCCATTAAGAATAATATTGAAACTAGTCCAACAACACCTGCATAGACTTTTTTAGATTTTCTAGGACGTTTTTTCAGTTTTTTGAATATAATATTTATATAGTTTTTGAATCCTAATTTTCTAATAGGAGTTTCTACAAACACATAACTAGCTGTAGCTAAAATAAATGTTAGAATTACTCGTAATATTACAAAGATAATATTTGGATTTCCTATTTCTGATACCGGTGTCGTTAATACTAATACTGGGAAATGCCATAAGTATAAACTGTATGATATCTTACCAATAAACACTACAGGTTTGAATGATAATAATCTTGACATTAGTGTATGTTGTTTCCCACTACTTATTATAACTATCAATCCTAATATAGCTACTAATAGGAATCCACCTCTATATAGCAATGTGTTATACTCAGATGTATAAATCATTACTGTTATTAAAGTAGCGATAGAAACTAGTGAAACCACGCTGTATATCATGTTCTGTTGCGGAGTTACCTTAGCATGTAATCTCTCCATAGGATATAATATTGCTCCTACAACTCCTACAAGTAGAGAAAATGCTCGAGTATCAGTACCGAAATATATTCTACTGATATTGTTTATATCAAATAAAAGAATATGAGCTATTAATGATACTAATATTAATCCTAGAACAACATATAAAAAGTTCTTATTTAATTTATAGGTTCCGTCTTTTGATTTTTTCTTTCTATTAACTAATAAGAATAGCAATGGGAAAATCATATAAAATTGCTCTTCTATTGCTAAAGACCAAAGATGTTTGAACGGGCTTTGCGCACCGAAGCTATCAAAATAATCTAGTTTATGGAAAATATACCACCAGTTACTTGAATATATATAACCAAATATTGCATCAAGGTGACTCTTACGAAGCAGTACTTCATTGAAAAGTACCATTACCACTAACCCTACTGTTATCATAAAGTAAACAGCCGGTAACAAACGTCTAGCCCTTCTAATATAGAAATTATATAAATTTAAGCTACCAGTCTTTCTATATTCTTTAATAATTAATGAACTAATTAAATATCCCGATAAAACAAAAAATAAATCTACCCCTAAAAATCCACCCGGTAGGTAATTTACGTCAACGTGATAAATAATAACGGCTAATACAGCCAATGCCCTCAAGCTATCTATACTTGGAAGGTATTTTGATTTGTTATTACTCATTTTTACCTCCTTTAATCTTTAAACATCGCTAGTGCAACACGGCCTCTTTGTTTGTCTACATCTATAACATAAACATCAACAATTTGCCCTACACTAAGAACATCAAGTGGGTTTTTTATATAATTTTTACTAATTTTTGAAATATGTACCATCGCATCTTGTTTTAAACCGATGTCGATAAATGCTCCGAACTGTGTTATATTTCGAACAGTTCCCGCTAATTTAACACCAATCTGAAGGTCATCTATAGTTAGAATATCAGATTTTAACAACGGCTTAGCAAATGATTCACGTTCGTCTCGCAGAGGTTGTTTTAAATCTTTAATTATATCTTCTAACGTTTCAAGACCTACACCAATTTTTTCTGCTAGGGCTTTTTTATCTACACCATCTATTGTAGTAGTAAACTCATCTGTTCCTACTTCTTTAGTTGATAGTTTTAACTCTTTTAATAAATTCTCTGCTGCTTTATAACTTTCTGGGTGAATACCTGTAGCATCAAAAATATTTTTACTATCAGGTATTCTAAAGAATCCTACACATTGCTCATATGTTTTTTTACCTAATCTTGGTACTTTAGCAATTTCTTTAATTGTTTCTATTTTTCCATTTTCTTGACGATAAGCTACAATATTCTTAGCTATTTGCTTATTAACACCAGAAACATATGATAGTAGTGAAACAGATGCCGTATTAACATTTACCCCTACTTTGTTAACCGCAGTTTCAACTACAAAAGTAAGCTCTTTTTCTAAAAACTTAGGAGTAATATCGTGTTGGTATTGACCTACACCGATTGATTTAGGGTCAATTTTTACAAGTTCACTTAATGGATCTTGAATACGTCTCGCTATAGATACAGCACTTCTTTCTTCTACATTAAAGTCTGGGAATTCTTCACGTGCTACTTCACTAGCTGAGTACACACTAGCTCCCGCTTCATTTACAATAACATAGTCAATTTTTAATCCCGCTTCTTTTAAGTTATCTACTACAAATTTCTCAGTTTCACGAGAAGCAGTACCATTACCTATAGCTATTAAATTAATATTGTGTTTATTAATAAATTTAATTAAATCTTTTTTAGATTTTTCTTGCTTATCTGCTGAAGCTGGTTTATGCGGATAGATAACCATTTTATCTATAAAATTACCATATTCATCAACAATTGCCATCTTACAACCTGTTCTAAATGCAGGGTCTATTCCTAAAACTTTTTTGTTTTTAAGCGGACTTTGCATTAATAGTTGTTTTAAATTTTCTGAGAAAATGACAACAGAATCTTCCTCAGCTTTTTTCGTTAAATCACTACGAATCTCTCTTTCAATTGATGGATAGATTAATCTCTTCATACTATCAGCAATACATTCTAGTAGTAAGTTGCTAATCGCTGTTTGACGATTTTTTGTTAAACCACGTAGTATATAATTGTGTAATCTATCTTTATCATTTTCGATACTTACACGAATTATTCCTTCTTTTTCCGCTCTATTTAGAGCAAGAATTCTATGCGAAGCAATTTTTGAAATTTGTTCTCCAAACTCATAGTAGTTTTTATAAGTAGAATTTTCGTCTTTTTCTTCTCCACCTTTTTTAAGTGCTGAAGTAATTTGACCGAATTTTCTAGTGTTTTCAAGTACATACTCACGATATTTTGCACTATCAGAAATATTTTCTGCGATAATATCTAATGCATAGTTAATTGCTTCTTCAGCCGTATTAACCTCTTTTTCAGCATTTATATACTTAGCAGCTTCTTTATTCAAATCTTCTAAAGATTTTGGAAGTTTCATAATATAGTTAGCCAGTTTCTCTAATCCTTTTTCTTTAGCTATCGTTGCCTTAGTACGTTTTTTCTCTTTAAAAGGACGATATAAATCTTCTACCCTTTGTAATTTTTCTTGAGCTAAAATATCTTTTTTTAGCTCATCAGTAAGTAGACCTTTTTCTGAAATTAATCTAATTACTTCTTCTTTTCTTTCTTCAAGTGATTTTAAATAATTAAATTCATCTTGAATTTGTTTAATAGCAACTTCATCTAGAGAATTTGTTAATTCTTTTCTATACCTTGCGATAAAAGCAATTGTATTTCCTTCTTCTAATAAGTTTAATACATTTACTATATACTTATCTTGTATTTTTAACTTAGTTGCTAAGTTTTTCATAATTTTCTCGTACATATTATAACTCCATTTTATTTTTTATAATAAACTCTTGGAACACGTTTATTTATACAACAGAATATTTCATAACTTATTGTATCTTGAAATGTAGCGAAATCATCGACTGATATTTTTTGGCCATTATTCTCTCCAAAAATTAGAACATCGTCTCCTACTTTTATATTTTCACTACAACGTACCATAAGTTGATCCATGCAAACACGTCCTACTATCTCACAGTCTTCTGTCCCAACTTTAATCTTAAATCCTTGAGCTCGCCTTAAAATACCGTCAGCATAACCGATAGGCACTGTTGCAATATATTCATCCTGTTTTGCTTCATAACTAACGCCATATCCTAGTTTTTCACCTTTTAAAAATTTCTTAACATGCGTTATCTTACTTACTAATGAAACTACAGGCTCTAGTTTAATCTTGTCTAATTTTTCAATATTTTCACTTGGATAACATCCATAAAGTGAAATCCCTAGTCTAGTCATATTATACTGATCTTGTCTGTCACTATATTTTACTGTGCTAGCTGAATTTCCAATATGAATGTATTTTGGTTTATGGGTAAATAGTTTTAATCTTTCATCGAAGTTTTTAGTTTGATAATCATCATAATTATTATCACTACCATCAGCATTAGAATAATGCGAGAAGATCCCCTCAAAATCAATTTTCTCAGATGAAAGTAGCTTATCAATTTTAACTAATTCTTCTTTATCAGAAGTACCGATACGTCCCATTCCCGTTTCAATCTTAACATGAATTTTTAATTTCCCTTTGATAGTCTCCATCTCTTCTAGACATTTTTCTAACCATACTTTAGATGGACATGTTAATGATACATTGTTTTCTACAGCGTATTTTACATTTTGAGGATTTGTTACTCCTAATACAAGAACCATACTATCAAAAATTACATCTTTTAATTCTAATGCTTCTTCTAATGTAGCTGTTGCAAAATGTCTAACACCATTTTTGTATAGATGATTTGCTATTGCTCTTGCGCCTAATCCGTAAGAATCAGCTTTTACTATTGCTATACCGGTTTTTTTATTATTAAGTGCAGTTAACTTATTATAATTATTAAGTATCGCATTTAAGTCTACTCTTAATTCTGTTGGCCTATCATTAATCATTATTCATATCCCTCTTCTCTAAAATAACAAATGCCACAACCGTTGAATCAGTATGGCTCATCGTTAAATGTGTTATAAAGTCTTTATATTCAATATAAGGTTTCCCTCTATCATCTTTTTTTACTTCTACATCATGAAAAGAAAAATCTTTGGAAATCCCAACTCCTAAAGCTTTTGAAGTAGCCTCCTTTACAGCGAAGCGTCCAGCCAGAAACTCCATTTTTCTTCTATGATTAGTTATTTTGTAAAATTCATTTAATTCACTTTCTGTATATAATTTTTCAAGTCGTTTTTTATCATCAACATATTTTTCAAAGCGATGAATATCGACGATATCACAACCGATTCCGTAAATCATTTTTTACCTCTTCATTATATAGTCTTACAATATTATATCACTAATATAGATATTATGAAAGAAATATTAGCTTGTTACTCAGCTTTATTATTTACATAAGTTTTGCACTCTGTCAAAACACTCTTCACTATAATTAAATTTATCGTTTAATGCATATTTTGTAAAATATTACACCAATTTAACAAAAAAAGATTGCCAATTTTCATTGACAATCTTATATTTATTAATTTCTATTATTACTATTTAGTAATATGAAGACGAATCTTAACATCTCCATTAAAGCTACAACTGCTGCTGCAACATAAGTTAAAGCTGCTGCTGTTAAAACTTTACGACAGTGTCTGTGTTCTTGATCGTCTACAATGTTTAAATCAACCACTTGTTCTAATGCTCGTTTTGAAGCATCGAACTCAACTGGTAATGTTACTACTTGGAATAATACTGCAAATAGCATGAATCCTACTCCAACCCAAGCAACAGTATAACCGAATTGACCAATTAATCCTGTTAATAAGAATCCTACCATAATAAGAATTGTTGATAGGTTTCCTCCAAGATTAGCTAACGGTACTAATGAGTGTCTCCATCTCATTGGTTTGTAGTCTGCTACTTTATCTTGAATTACGTGACCAATTTCGTGAGCTGCAATCGCTACAGAAGCAACTGTTGGTTGATCATGAACTATAGGTGAAAGTACTACAATGTTATTAGTTGGATCATAGTGATCTGATAATTCAACTTCACCTCTTACTACTCTAACACCTGTTATTCCATTCGCTTGCATTATAATTTCTGCAACTTCTTTTCCAGTTAATCCTGATTTTGTTCTTACTTTTTTATATCTTTCGTATGTTCTTTTTACTTTGAATTGAGCCCACAAAGGGATTAGCATAATTAGTAAAAAGTAAAGTATATAACTTCCTGACATTCCATAATATCCTAATGGCATATAGATTACCTCCTAATTAGTAAAGTATATAAGAAGAATTATACCACGTTCTAAAATTATTTGCTAGTATTTTGACTAAATTTTACCATTGTTAATTCATATTATTATTTTTTATTAATTTTCATTGGATTTTCACTATTTTTTCAATATATTACCTAATTTATACTTTAATTTTCAACATAAAAATACGATCTAAAAGTTAACTTACTTCTAGATCGTACCATAAATTTAAATTCTTACTATTAGTTTCTTTGTCTTGCTATTAGTTTTATCGGTGTTCCTTCAAAATTGAATGAATCACGGATTCTATTTTCTAAAAACCTCTCATAAGAGAAGTGCATAAGTTCTGGATAATTCACGAAGAACACGAATGTCGGTGGATTAATAGCAACTTGCGATGCATAGAAAATATTAAGTCTCTTACCTTTATCTTGAGGTGTTGGATTCATAGAAACAGCATCAACAACAATTTCATTAAGTGTTGAACTTTGAACACGACGTTGTCTATTTTCATATGATTCTTTAATTAATGGGAAGATGTTAAATACACGTTGTTTTGTTTTTGCTGAAACATAGATAATTTTAGCATAATCTAAGTAAGCAAAACTATCACGAATTTTTTCATCAAATTCTTTCATAGTCTTATCATCTTTTGCAATTGCATCCCATTTATTAACAACGATAATTACACCTTTTCCAGATTCGTGTGCATATCCTGCAACTTTCTTATCTTGTTCAATAATACCTTCCTCAGCATTAAGAACTACTAAGACGACATCTGATCGTTCAATAGCTTTAAGAGAACGAAGTACAGAATACTTCTCACAGCTTTCATATACTTTACCACGTTTTCTAATACCAGCTGTATCGATTACTACATATTCATCTCCATTGTGCTTGAAATCAGTATCGATTGCATCACGTGTAGTACCAGCGATATCAGATGCAATAACACGTTCTTCACCTAAAATCGTATTAATTAAACTAGATTTACCTACATTAGGACGACCGATAAGAGAGAATCTAATTTTGTCATCTTCTTCCTCTTCTTCTAAAACTTTAAAGTTTTTACAAACTTCATCAAGTAAATCACCGATACCTAGTCCGTGAGATCCAGAAATTGGGAATGGATCTCCAAATCCTAATGAATAGAAATCATAAATCATATGATTCATATCAAAGTTATCAATTTTATTTACTGCTAATACAACTGGTTTATCTGTTTTATAAAGTAATCTAGCAACTTCTTCATCATCACTAGTTACTCCATCACGACCATTTGTTAAGAAAATAATAACATCTGCTTCGTCGATTGCTAGCTCAGCTTGTGCTCTGATTTGTTTTTGGAAAGGAGTATCTTCTAATTCAATTCCTCCAGTATCTATCATAAAGAATGAGTAATTTAACCATTCTGCTTTTGAGTATATTCTATCACGAGTAACACCTGCTACGTCTTCTACAATAGATAGTCTATCACCAATAATTTTATTGAAAATTGTAGATTTACCGACGTTTGGTCTACCTATTATCGCAACTGTTGGTTTTGCCATGTTTTTACCTCCATATCTTTAAATATTTTTAGTTAAAATAGCAAAGTTTGATAGTTAAAAACTATATTTTAACTACACTCCACTATCTATTTCTACCTAAAAAATAAAAGCAATAGACAAGCTTATCTACTGCCTTTATTTCTTTATTTTTTCAAATTAAAGTTCGATATCTTTAAATTTGTCCCCTAGATTGAATGAAGTATCTCCATCTTTTAAGTAAGAAGTATCATATTCAACTTCTTCCTTAACTTCTTCTTTAACTGGTTTTTCTAAAAGTTCTTTGATTGATAAAGATAATCTTTCGTTTTCGAAATCAAATTCTAAAACTTTTACATTTACTTTATCACCTTTTTTAAGAACGTCTTCTACGTTTGTAACTCTTTCGTGAGAAATTTGAGAAATGTGAACTAATCCTTCAACATCTGGTAATACTTCAACAAATGCTCCAAATGCAGTTGTGTTACGAACAACACCTTCTAATGCATCTCCAGCTTTAATTGTAGCACGAGCTACTTCCCATTGTGTTGGTAATAAAGTTTTAGCTGAAAGTGAAACTTTTTCATTTTCTTTATCTACAGCGATAACTGCAACTTTAATAGTGTCTCCAACTGATAATACATCAGCAACTTTCTCTACACGAGCATGAGAGATTTCTGAGATGTGTAATAATCCATCAACTTCACCGATGTTAACGAATGCACCAAAGTCAGTAATACGACTAACTTTACCTTCAATTACATCACCTTCATTAATGTTTCCGTATACTTCAGCTAGTTTTTTAGCTTTTTCTTCTTCTAAAATTACACGTCTGTTTAAGATAATTTTGTTTTTAGATTTATCTACTTCTTCGATTTTGAATGTGTATTCATTTCCTACAAATTTAGATAAGTCTTTTCTGAATTTAGTGTCAATATATGAACCTGGGATAAATGCACGTAATCCTTCTACGTCAGCTAATAATCCACCTTTAGTTTGTCCAGAAACTGTTGCTTGAATTAATTCTCCGTTTTCGAATTTTTCAATAATTCCAGCCCATGATAATTCCATTAATTTTTTATATTCAGCATTTTCTAAAATTTTGTGTGATAAGTAGATTACACCAGGTACATCTTCTGATCTTTTTTCACGATCTGCTCTAATACCAGTTACTTGAGCTTCTACTTCATCACCAACTGATAATACGTCTTCAATGTTTTCAAATGGTTTTCTAGTAATTTGGTTACGTAAAATTACACAATCATATTGAGCTCCTGCTACATCAACGTATACTTTATCGTTATCGATTTTAGATACTGTA
This window harbors:
- the rplM gene encoding 50S ribosomal protein L13, which codes for MRQTYMAKPSTVEKKWYVIDAEGQTLGRLSSEVASILRGKHKPTYTPHIDTGDNVIIINAEKIVLTGKKLTDKIYRRHTMHPGGLKERTAGLMVEKYPEELLELSIKGMLPKNTLGRAQGMKLHVYRGAEHPHAAQKPEKYELRG
- the gltX gene encoding glutamate--tRNA ligase translates to MTKVRVRYAPSPTGNLHIGNARTALFNYLFAKHNDGDFVLRIEDTDFKRNKEEGERSQLKYMNWLGLDYDEGIGKEKEFGPYRQSERIDIYQKYADQLIAEDKAYKCYMTAEELEAEREEQIANGLPPRYSGKHANLTKEEQEAFEKEGRKPAIRIRVPQDRTYKFDDMVKGELSFEGHDFGDFVIIKNDGVATYNFAVVIDDYLMKISHVLRGDDHVSNTPKQLVVYEALGFEPPRFGHMTLIVNENKKKLSKRDESIIQFIEQYDELGYLPEALFNFIALLGWSPEGEQEIFSKEEFVKIFDEKRLSKSPAFFDNNKLTWINNQYIKAQPLERIVDLSLPFFIKEGVATAEEVEANKVWFEKLISLYQPQMSYGAEIVELTKQFFVEDVKFDEEELEILKQETTATVFEDFLTKVEEVEEFTADNIKDLIKSIQKDTGVKGKNLFMPIRIASTGSMHGPELNTSLELLGKERVAARVKAALETIK
- a CDS encoding acyltransferase family protein; protein product: MSNNKSKYLPSIDSLRALAVLAVIIYHVDVNYLPGGFLGVDLFFVLSGYLISSLIIKEYRKTGSLNLYNFYIRRARRLLPAVYFMITVGLVVMVLFNEVLLRKSHLDAIFGYIYSSNWWYIFHKLDYFDSFGAQSPFKHLWSLAIEEQFYMIFPLLFLLVNRKKKSKDGTYKLNKNFLYVVLGLILVSLIAHILLFDINNISRIYFGTDTRAFSLLVGVVGAILYPMERLHAKVTPQQNMIYSVVSLVSIATLITVMIYTSEYNTLLYRGGFLLVAILGLIVIISSGKQHTLMSRLLSFKPVVFIGKISYSLYLWHFPVLVLTTPVSEIGNPNIIFVILRVILTFILATASYVFVETPIRKLGFKNYINIIFKKLKKRPRKSKKVYAGVVGLVSILFLMGIFGKSVPFISTAFVKEMEANKETQFVNNGNNKDNNQEKSSDSNKDNKDNKDNKEDKKNSDKKYSSVLVMGDSLTVDIGEKFQELYSGAVIDGKIGRQLYVAVEEAKSYSKYNNENSAVIFQLGTNGPFTESQIEELVKEFDKADIYFVNIKVPRAWEKTVNTALKEIQEKHSNVKLIDWYSVANSTKDLFEPDRVHLNQAGIAEMVTLIEKNLKRPVEIKAN
- a CDS encoding Tex family protein; protein product: MYEKIMKNLATKLKIQDKYIVNVLNLLEEGNTIAFIARYRKELTNSLDEVAIKQIQDEFNYLKSLEERKEEVIRLISEKGLLTDELKKDILAQEKLQRVEDLYRPFKEKKRTKATIAKEKGLEKLANYIMKLPKSLEDLNKEAAKYINAEKEVNTAEEAINYALDIIAENISDSAKYREYVLENTRKFGQITSALKKGGEEKDENSTYKNYYEFGEQISKIASHRILALNRAEKEGIIRVSIENDKDRLHNYILRGLTKNRQTAISNLLLECIADSMKRLIYPSIEREIRSDLTKKAEEDSVVIFSENLKQLLMQSPLKNKKVLGIDPAFRTGCKMAIVDEYGNFIDKMVIYPHKPASADKQEKSKKDLIKFINKHNINLIAIGNGTASRETEKFVVDNLKEAGLKIDYVIVNEAGASVYSASEVAREEFPDFNVEERSAVSIARRIQDPLSELVKIDPKSIGVGQYQHDITPKFLEKELTFVVETAVNKVGVNVNTASVSLLSYVSGVNKQIAKNIVAYRQENGKIETIKEIAKVPRLGKKTYEQCVGFFRIPDSKNIFDATGIHPESYKAAENLLKELKLSTKEVGTDEFTTTIDGVDKKALAEKIGVGLETLEDIIKDLKQPLRDERESFAKPLLKSDILTIDDLQIGVKLAGTVRNITQFGAFIDIGLKQDAMVHISKISKNYIKNPLDVLSVGQIVDVYVIDVDKQRGRVALAMFKD
- the alr gene encoding alanine racemase codes for the protein MINDRPTELRVDLNAILNNYNKLTALNNKKTGIAIVKADSYGLGARAIANHLYKNGVRHFATATLEEALELKDVIFDSMVLVLGVTNPQNVKYAVENNVSLTCPSKVWLEKCLEEMETIKGKLKIHVKIETGMGRIGTSDKEELVKIDKLLSSEKIDFEGIFSHYSNADGSDNNYDDYQTKNFDERLKLFTHKPKYIHIGNSASTVKYSDRQDQYNMTRLGISLYGCYPSENIEKLDKIKLEPVVSLVSKITHVKKFLKGEKLGYGVSYEAKQDEYIATVPIGYADGILRRAQGFKIKVGTEDCEIVGRVCMDQLMVRCSENIKVGDDVLIFGENNGQKISVDDFATFQDTISYEIFCCINKRVPRVYYKK
- the acpS gene encoding holo-ACP synthase, giving the protein MIYGIGCDIVDIHRFEKYVDDKKRLEKLYTESELNEFYKITNHRRKMEFLAGRFAVKEATSKALGVGISKDFSFHDVEVKKDDRGKPYIEYKDFITHLTMSHTDSTVVAFVILEKRDMNND
- a CDS encoding zinc metallopeptidase, encoding MPLGYYGMSGSYILYFLLIMLIPLWAQFKVKRTYERYKKVRTKSGLTGKEVAEIIMQANGITGVRVVRGEVELSDHYDPTNNIVVLSPIVHDQPTVASVAIAAHEIGHVIQDKVADYKPMRWRHSLVPLANLGGNLSTILIMVGFLLTGLIGQFGYTVAWVGVGFMLFAVLFQVVTLPVEFDASKRALEQVVDLNIVDDQEHRHCRKVLTAAALTYVAAAVVALMEMLRFVFILLNSNNRN
- the der gene encoding ribosome biogenesis GTPase Der, whose product is MAKPTVAIIGRPNVGKSTIFNKIIGDRLSIVEDVAGVTRDRIYSKAEWLNYSFFMIDTGGIELEDTPFQKQIRAQAELAIDEADVIIFLTNGRDGVTSDDEEVARLLYKTDKPVVLAVNKIDNFDMNHMIYDFYSLGFGDPFPISGSHGLGIGDLLDEVCKNFKVLEEEEEDDKIRFSLIGRPNVGKSSLINTILGEERVIASDIAGTTRDAIDTDFKHNGDEYVVIDTAGIRKRGKVYESCEKYSVLRSLKAIERSDVVLVVLNAEEGIIEQDKKVAGYAHESGKGVIIVVNKWDAIAKDDKTMKEFDEKIRDSFAYLDYAKIIYVSAKTKQRVFNIFPLIKESYENRQRRVQSSTLNEIVVDAVSMNPTPQDKGKRLNIFYASQVAINPPTFVFFVNYPELMHFSYERFLENRIRDSFNFEGTPIKLIARQRN
- the rpsA gene encoding 30S ribosomal protein S1, with product MTTSFEELLNSSEMLKKGDKVTGTVSKIDNDKVYVDVAGAQYDCVILRNQITRKPFENIEDVLSVGDEVEAQVTGIRADREKRSEDVPGVIYLSHKILENAEYKKLMELSWAGIIEKFENGELIQATVSGQTKGGLLADVEGLRAFIPGSYIDTKFRKDLSKFVGNEYTFKIEEVDKSKNKIILNRRVILEEEKAKKLAEVYGNINEGDVIEGKVSRITDFGAFVNIGEVDGLLHISEISHARVEKVADVLSVGDTIKVAVIAVDKENEKVSLSAKTLLPTQWEVARATIKAGDALEGVVRNTTAFGAFVEVLPDVEGLVHISQISHERVTNVEDVLKKGDKVNVKVLEFDFENERLSLSIKELLEKPVKEEVKEEVEYDTSYLKDGDTSFNLGDKFKDIEL